The following proteins are encoded in a genomic region of Tenacibaculum sp. 190524A05c:
- a CDS encoding LEA type 2 family protein has protein sequence MKNILYLVLISVFLLNCSVKKKPTFIKVDEIKFLSLRSDTVRLQAKAFFKNENDIGGKLSTDEIKVIVNGAEVAQVSSEEFKVPANKEFSIPLNVVIPANKVFDNKKGGILGGLLSSLINKKVDVQFKGDIKYKVLGFSNTYTIDKTQEVKIKF, from the coding sequence ATGAAGAACATACTATATTTAGTACTTATATCTGTTTTTTTACTGAATTGTTCAGTTAAGAAGAAACCTACATTTATTAAAGTTGATGAAATAAAGTTTTTATCGCTACGAAGTGATACTGTAAGACTTCAAGCCAAAGCTTTTTTTAAAAATGAAAATGATATTGGTGGAAAATTATCAACGGATGAAATAAAAGTTATTGTGAATGGGGCAGAAGTAGCACAAGTATCTTCTGAAGAATTTAAAGTTCCAGCGAATAAAGAATTTTCAATTCCGTTAAATGTTGTAATTCCAGCAAATAAGGTGTTTGATAATAAAAAAGGTGGGATTTTAGGTGGATTATTAAGTTCATTGATTAATAAAAAAGTTGATGTTCAATTTAAAGGAGATATTAAATATAAAGTGTTAGGTTTTTCAAACACTTATACTATTGATAAAACTCAAGAAGTTAAAATTAAATTCTAG
- the ribD gene encoding bifunctional diaminohydroxyphosphoribosylaminopyrimidine deaminase/5-amino-6-(5-phosphoribosylamino)uracil reductase RibD yields MNFEEKYMRRCLELGQRGIGTTRPNPSVGAVIVNNGVIIGEGFTDPYGGPHAEVNAVTSVKDESLFESSTMYVTLEPCSHHGKTPPCSDLIIRKKIPNVVIGTIDTHSVVAGRGIKRLKDNGVNVVVGVLEEECKQHHKRFFTFQNKKRPFIILKWAETKDGFIAPSQKDAQEPVWISNEYSKQLVHKWRAQEHAILVGTNTVLADNPKLNVRSWTGNNPVRVVLDKSLKISENLSVLDKTVKTIVVTEVEKESSTENLIYETIDFSKPIVGQIIEVLVQHKIQSIIIEGGAQTLQTFIDNNIWDEARVFIGENEFGNGVKAPELKAKLEREEKLQNDTLRIYLND; encoded by the coding sequence TTGAATTTCGAAGAAAAATATATGCGTCGTTGTCTTGAATTAGGACAAAGAGGTATTGGTACTACACGTCCAAATCCTTCAGTAGGAGCTGTAATTGTTAATAATGGAGTTATTATCGGAGAAGGATTTACAGATCCTTATGGTGGTCCTCATGCAGAAGTTAATGCTGTTACTTCAGTTAAGGATGAATCATTATTTGAATCATCTACAATGTATGTTACATTAGAACCTTGTTCTCATCATGGAAAAACTCCACCTTGTTCTGATTTAATTATTAGAAAAAAAATCCCAAATGTTGTTATTGGAACTATTGACACCCACAGTGTAGTTGCGGGAAGAGGAATAAAAAGGCTTAAAGATAATGGGGTAAATGTTGTAGTTGGAGTTTTGGAAGAAGAGTGTAAACAACATCATAAACGGTTCTTTACTTTTCAAAATAAAAAAAGGCCATTTATTATCTTAAAATGGGCTGAAACTAAAGATGGTTTTATTGCTCCAAGTCAAAAAGATGCTCAAGAACCTGTTTGGATTTCTAATGAATACTCAAAACAGCTAGTTCACAAATGGAGAGCTCAAGAACACGCTATTTTAGTAGGAACAAATACAGTTCTTGCTGATAATCCGAAATTAAATGTAAGATCTTGGACAGGTAATAATCCAGTTCGTGTAGTTTTAGATAAATCTTTGAAGATTTCAGAGAACCTATCTGTTTTGGATAAAACAGTAAAGACTATTGTTGTAACTGAAGTTGAAAAGGAAAGTTCTACTGAAAATCTAATTTATGAAACAATTGATTTTTCTAAGCCTATTGTAGGACAGATAATTGAGGTTTTAGTTCAACATAAAATCCAATCTATAATAATTGAAGGAGGAGCGCAAACATTACAAACATTTATTGACAATAATATTTGGGATGAAGCCAGAGTTTTTATTGGAGAGAATGAATTTGGAAATGGAGTTAAAGCTCCTGAATTAAAGGCTAAACTGGAGAGAGAAGAGAAATTACAAAACGATACGTTAAGAATATATTTAAATGATTAA
- a CDS encoding outer membrane beta-barrel protein: MKKTFLAVFALFASSAIQAQFYVSASGGYAVGANEKVLGSNVSATGVSELEGSYGEGLHTQIRGGYFFNDKIGVEVGVGYVFGLDQDISKTSGVPTLPESMVAGRGRAFGASLVGIYNFTDNIYVRAGLLTKLGGKTEATGSVNTALPVYDAAGNVIAAPAPTSIDFTTNFRGEFPIGFVGAIGYKFELSEKIWLFTELEYMNIDVTRDTSDLGSFSAVRTDGRVVTRDELTNTITVLTSPLSTLPDSTKASLTSLSYLIRDEFTWGTEGTVKPDAPYSSFGINIGIMYEF; encoded by the coding sequence ATGAAAAAAACATTTTTAGCTGTATTTGCATTATTTGCTAGTTCTGCAATACAAGCGCAATTTTATGTTTCTGCTAGTGGAGGATATGCTGTAGGAGCTAATGAAAAAGTCTTAGGGTCTAATGTTTCGGCAACAGGAGTTTCTGAGTTAGAAGGAAGTTATGGAGAAGGATTACATACGCAAATTAGAGGTGGTTATTTCTTTAATGATAAAATTGGAGTAGAAGTAGGAGTTGGTTATGTTTTTGGTTTGGATCAAGATATTAGTAAAACTTCTGGTGTTCCAACATTACCAGAATCAATGGTTGCTGGACGAGGAAGAGCTTTTGGAGCATCTTTAGTTGGTATTTATAATTTTACTGATAACATTTATGTTAGAGCTGGTTTACTAACAAAATTAGGTGGGAAAACAGAGGCGACTGGAAGTGTAAATACAGCATTACCTGTTTATGATGCTGCTGGAAATGTTATAGCCGCACCTGCACCAACTAGTATTGATTTTACTACTAACTTTAGAGGGGAGTTTCCAATTGGTTTTGTAGGTGCAATTGGTTATAAGTTTGAACTTTCAGAAAAGATTTGGTTATTTACTGAATTGGAATACATGAATATTGATGTAACTAGAGATACTTCTGATTTAGGAAGCTTTTCAGCTGTAAGAACAGATGGTAGAGTTGTAACTAGAGATGAGTTAACCAATACAATTACAGTATTAACGTCTCCACTTTCTACATTACCTGATTCAACAAAAGCAAGCTTAACTTCTCTATCATACTTAATCCGAGATGAGTTTACTTGGGGAACAGAAGGAACTGTAAAACCTGATGCTCCGTATTCTTCATTTGGAATAAATATTGGAATCATGTACGAATTCTAA
- a CDS encoding pentapeptide repeat-containing protein encodes MEDNFQEELEKLRKENEILREEQDKAALKKRKKQERTKKTLSWTWSMFAGASLKNNFNQWFTEFHTQEKVSPNTSASLLTSLVKRFVRVRLLSVILLLFSLVPSLISLYILIKQNELIKTQNLLVEGSRRSSYSYQLTKLFDAIDNGYSKKTRNRIVSLCNALKPYRYLDEDGKSTVYYSPERTQVLLYLIDSEMSNNQLGALFDNIDFSYCDLRNTNLSGKYLAGINLSHSNLENCEMNTAILNDADLSYANLKNVQFSNGRAKNTSFREANLTGAKFTKAKDLTGADFTNADVDDTSFNLSDISKTKGLK; translated from the coding sequence ATGGAAGATAATTTTCAAGAAGAATTAGAAAAACTTAGAAAAGAAAACGAAATTCTACGCGAAGAACAAGATAAAGCGGCTCTAAAAAAAAGAAAAAAGCAAGAAAGAACTAAAAAAACACTTTCTTGGACCTGGAGTATGTTTGCAGGTGCATCTTTAAAAAATAACTTTAATCAGTGGTTTACAGAATTTCATACACAAGAAAAAGTATCTCCAAATACTTCGGCAAGCTTATTAACTTCATTGGTTAAGAGATTTGTTCGAGTACGATTATTAAGTGTAATTCTATTGCTCTTCTCTTTAGTTCCTTCATTAATTTCATTATACATTTTAATTAAGCAAAATGAACTAATTAAGACTCAAAACTTATTAGTTGAAGGATCTAGACGATCTTCTTATAGTTATCAATTAACAAAATTATTTGATGCTATTGATAACGGTTATTCTAAAAAAACTAGAAATAGGATTGTTTCTTTATGTAATGCCTTAAAACCATATCGATACTTAGATGAAGATGGGAAATCAACTGTGTATTATAGTCCAGAAAGAACTCAAGTATTACTATACCTTATTGATTCGGAAATGAGCAACAATCAATTAGGCGCTTTGTTTGATAATATTGACTTTTCATATTGCGATTTAAGAAACACTAATTTATCTGGAAAATATTTAGCAGGAATCAACTTATCTCATTCGAATTTAGAAAATTGCGAAATGAATACTGCTATATTAAATGATGCAGATTTATCTTATGCTAATTTGAAAAACGTACAGTTTTCTAATGGTAGAGCGAAAAATACATCTTTTAGAGAAGCTAATTTAACTGGAGCAAAATTTACGAAAGCTAAAGATTTAACTGGTGCGGACTTTACAAACGCCGATGTTGATGATACGAGCTTTAACCTTTCCGATATATCCAAAACAAAAGGATTGAAATAA
- the prmC gene encoding peptide chain release factor N(5)-glutamine methyltransferase — translation MKLKDFRTFFNNELSELYPKKEIDAFFFRSVEAILDLQIMDVFMKENTNIEKENLAVLQIIIGRLKLEEPIQYILGTTEFYGYTFNVNPGVLIPRPETEELISWIKETYPNNSERLSILDIGTGSGCIAITLKKEIATAEVSAMDISEKAIKTATKNASLNNVVVNFIQHDILSTNSIQDTFDVIVSNPPYVRNLEKEEIKNNVLNNEPHLALFVEDDNPLIFYKRIGDFAKDNLRKDGSLFFEINQYLGEETKQMLLDKGFKNVVLKKDLFGNDRMIKANY, via the coding sequence ATGAAGCTAAAAGACTTCAGAACCTTTTTTAACAACGAACTTTCAGAATTATATCCTAAAAAAGAAATAGATGCTTTTTTCTTTCGAAGTGTTGAAGCTATTCTAGATTTACAAATAATGGATGTTTTCATGAAAGAGAACACCAATATTGAAAAGGAAAATCTTGCTGTTTTACAAATTATTATAGGGCGTTTAAAACTTGAAGAACCTATTCAATATATTCTAGGAACAACCGAATTCTATGGATATACCTTTAATGTAAATCCTGGAGTGTTAATTCCCAGACCAGAAACTGAAGAGTTGATAAGTTGGATTAAGGAAACATATCCAAATAATTCAGAAAGACTTTCAATTCTAGATATAGGAACGGGATCAGGTTGCATCGCAATTACGTTGAAAAAAGAAATTGCAACTGCTGAAGTTTCAGCTATGGATATTTCAGAAAAAGCTATTAAAACAGCAACGAAAAATGCTTCTTTAAACAATGTAGTTGTTAATTTCATTCAACACGATATACTATCTACGAATAGCATTCAAGATACTTTTGATGTGATTGTATCTAATCCTCCATATGTTAGAAATCTAGAAAAGGAAGAAATTAAAAACAATGTTTTAAATAATGAGCCACATTTAGCGTTATTTGTTGAAGACGATAATCCACTCATATTTTATAAACGAATAGGAGATTTTGCAAAAGACAATCTTAGAAAAGATGGTTCATTGTTTTTTGAGATCAATCAATATTTAGGTGAAGAAACTAAACAAATGTTACTCGATAAAGGATTTAAAAATGTAGTTTTAAAGAAAGATTTATTCGGTAACGATAGAATGATAAAAGCTAATTATTAA
- a CDS encoding HAD family phosphatase has product MIKNIIFDFGDVFINLDKEATYKELYKLGVEHISEEMMQVYYNYEMGLMSTEEFIEYFHNEFKINKEDLVKAWNAILLDFPLHRLSFLKELAESKKYRLFLLSNTNDLHISWIQNDWGEELYSEFKNCFEKFYLSHEINFRKPNHNIYEFVLNENNLKPEETIFIDDTSDNTNAAKELGIHVWNNEPGKDDVVELLKREEFTI; this is encoded by the coding sequence ATGATTAAAAATATCATTTTCGATTTTGGTGATGTGTTCATCAATTTAGATAAGGAAGCCACTTATAAAGAGTTATATAAGTTAGGAGTTGAGCATATTTCGGAAGAAATGATGCAAGTGTATTATAATTATGAAATGGGATTAATGTCCACTGAAGAGTTTATAGAATATTTTCATAATGAATTTAAAATTAACAAAGAAGATTTGGTAAAAGCTTGGAATGCCATTCTATTAGATTTCCCTTTACATCGATTATCATTTTTAAAGGAATTAGCTGAATCAAAAAAATATAGATTATTCTTACTAAGTAATACAAACGATTTACATATTTCTTGGATTCAAAATGATTGGGGAGAAGAATTGTATTCTGAGTTTAAAAACTGTTTTGAGAAATTTTATTTATCTCATGAAATTAATTTTAGAAAACCAAATCATAATATTTATGAGTTTGTGTTAAATGAGAATAACTTAAAACCAGAAGAAACAATTTTTATTGATGATACTAGTGATAATACCAATGCAGCAAAAGAATTGGGGATTCATGTTTGGAACAATGAGCCAGGAAAAGATGATGTAGTTGAATTATTGAAAAGAGAGGAGTTTACAATATGA
- the rpsA gene encoding 30S ribosomal protein S1 yields MSEETKKAAEAVNPEEFLANFNWHKYEEGIDEVDESKLKEFEKALEGTVGFVNERDVIEGEVVRVTDRDAIIDINSKSEGVISLNEFRYNPNLAVGDKVEVLVDKREDSSGQLVLSHKKARVIKAWDRVNNAHETGEIVNGFVKCRTRGGMIVDVFGIEAFLPGSQIDVKPIRDYDQYVEKTMEFKVVKINHEFKNVVVSHKALIEADLEEQKREIIGQLEKGQVLEGVVKNVTSYGVFVDLGGVDGLIHITDLSWSRINHPSEVVELDQKLNVVILDFDDNKSRIQLGLKQLSAHPWEALDGNLKVGDKVKGKVVVLADYGAFVEVEDGVEGLIHVSEMSWSTHLRSAQDFVQVGDQVEAQILTLDREERKMSLGMKQLHPDPWTDITTKYPVGSQHEGTVRNYTNFGVFVELEEGIDGLVYISDLSWTKKVKHPSEFVTVGDKLAVQVLELDVENRKLNLGHKQTQDNPWDAHEAKYAIGSKFEGTISAKNDKGATVTFEDGVEAFAPSRFLEKEDGGKLAKGDTVEFMVTEFSKEYRKIVVSHTSIFREEEQRNVKAAAKKAQESEKTTLGDIGGLAELKKKMEQGK; encoded by the coding sequence ATGTCTGAAGAAACAAAAAAAGCTGCTGAGGCAGTAAACCCAGAAGAATTTTTAGCAAACTTTAACTGGCATAAATACGAAGAAGGTATTGATGAAGTTGATGAGTCTAAATTAAAAGAATTCGAAAAAGCGTTAGAAGGAACTGTAGGTTTCGTTAATGAGCGTGACGTAATTGAAGGTGAAGTAGTTCGTGTAACTGATCGTGATGCTATCATCGATATTAACTCTAAATCAGAAGGAGTTATTTCATTAAACGAATTCCGTTACAACCCTAACTTAGCTGTGGGTGACAAAGTAGAAGTATTAGTTGACAAAAGAGAAGATTCTTCAGGTCAATTAGTATTATCTCACAAAAAAGCACGTGTAATTAAAGCTTGGGATAGAGTTAACAATGCACACGAAACTGGAGAAATCGTTAACGGTTTTGTTAAGTGTAGAACTAGAGGTGGTATGATTGTAGATGTTTTCGGAATCGAAGCATTCTTACCAGGATCTCAAATTGATGTTAAGCCTATCCGTGATTACGATCAATACGTTGAGAAAACTATGGAATTCAAGGTTGTTAAAATTAACCACGAATTTAAGAACGTAGTTGTATCTCATAAAGCATTAATCGAAGCTGATTTAGAAGAGCAAAAACGTGAAATCATCGGTCAATTAGAAAAAGGACAAGTATTAGAAGGAGTTGTTAAAAACGTAACTTCTTATGGTGTATTTGTTGACTTAGGAGGTGTTGACGGATTAATTCACATTACAGATTTATCTTGGTCTCGTATCAACCACCCAAGTGAAGTTGTTGAGTTAGATCAAAAATTAAATGTTGTAATCTTAGACTTTGATGATAACAAATCTAGAATCCAATTAGGATTAAAGCAATTATCTGCTCATCCTTGGGAAGCTTTAGATGGTAACTTAAAAGTTGGAGATAAAGTTAAAGGTAAAGTAGTTGTATTAGCTGACTATGGTGCGTTTGTAGAAGTAGAAGATGGAGTAGAAGGATTAATCCACGTATCTGAAATGTCATGGTCTACACACTTACGTTCAGCTCAAGATTTCGTACAAGTAGGAGATCAAGTTGAAGCTCAAATCTTAACATTAGATAGAGAAGAGCGTAAGATGTCTTTAGGTATGAAGCAATTACACCCAGATCCTTGGACAGATATTACTACTAAATATCCTGTTGGTTCTCAACACGAAGGAACTGTTCGTAACTATACTAACTTCGGTGTATTCGTAGAATTAGAAGAAGGTATTGACGGATTAGTTTATATTTCTGATTTATCTTGGACTAAGAAAGTTAAGCACCCATCAGAGTTTGTAACTGTTGGAGATAAGTTAGCTGTTCAAGTATTAGAATTAGACGTTGAAAACCGTAAGTTAAACTTAGGTCACAAGCAAACTCAAGATAACCCTTGGGATGCTCACGAAGCTAAGTATGCTATCGGATCTAAATTTGAAGGAACTATTTCTGCTAAGAATGATAAAGGAGCTACGGTTACTTTTGAAGACGGAGTTGAGGCATTTGCACCATCTCGTTTCTTAGAGAAAGAAGACGGAGGTAAGTTAGCTAAAGGAGATACTGTAGAGTTTATGGTAACTGAATTTAGTAAAGAATACCGCAAGATCGTTGTTTCTCACACTTCAATCTTCAGAGAAGAAGAGCAAAGAAATGTGAAAGCAGCTGCTAAGAAAGCTCAAGAATCTGAAAAAACTACTTTAGGTGATATCGGAGGATTAGCTGAATTAAAGAAGAAAATGGAGCAAGGAAAATAA
- a CDS encoding EamA family transporter: protein MIYLVLSILISSSLYVIFKLFEVYKVNTFQAIVVNYIVAFVIGYIYSDVKIPISTIPQQDWFYGALFLGFLFITIFNVMAITSQRNGLSVASVSGRMAVVIPIVFGVVLYNESVGVIKIFGILMALVAVYLTSVKSNDSKGFQSGSLLLPALLFLGSGAIDTLLKYTEINYVPTEKVSIFSASIFGVAFVFGVIFLLFQMLTKKVELSIKNIIAGIALGIPNYFSIEFLIRALKIEGIESSVLFTINNVSIVLLTTLFGLFLFKERLENRNWIGVAIAIVSIVLITAF from the coding sequence ATGATTTATTTAGTTCTTAGTATTTTAATTTCGAGTAGTTTATATGTTATTTTTAAATTGTTTGAAGTGTATAAAGTAAATACCTTTCAAGCGATTGTTGTAAATTATATTGTTGCTTTTGTTATCGGTTATATATATTCAGATGTAAAAATTCCAATTTCAACAATTCCGCAGCAAGATTGGTTTTATGGAGCTTTGTTTCTGGGTTTTTTATTCATTACTATCTTTAATGTAATGGCAATTACATCGCAACGAAACGGTTTGTCTGTGGCTTCTGTTTCTGGAAGAATGGCTGTTGTTATTCCTATTGTTTTTGGAGTTGTATTATATAATGAATCAGTTGGGGTTATTAAGATTTTTGGAATTTTAATGGCTTTAGTTGCTGTGTATCTTACTTCGGTAAAAAGTAATGACTCTAAAGGATTTCAAAGTGGTTCTTTATTGCTTCCAGCACTATTATTCTTAGGATCAGGTGCAATAGATACCTTATTGAAGTATACCGAGATCAATTATGTACCAACCGAAAAGGTTTCGATTTTCTCTGCATCAATTTTTGGTGTTGCCTTTGTATTTGGAGTAATCTTTTTACTATTTCAAATGTTGACTAAAAAAGTAGAGCTTTCTATAAAAAATATAATTGCAGGTATTGCTTTAGGAATTCCTAATTATTTCTCTATTGAATTTTTAATTAGAGCACTTAAAATAGAAGGAATAGAAAGTTCAGTTTTATTTACAATAAACAATGTAAGTATTGTATTGTTAACAACGTTGTTCGGTTTGTTTTTATTTAAAGAACGATTGGAAAATAGAAATTGGATAGGTGTTGCTATTGCAATTGTAAGTATAGTTTTAATAACTGCTTTTTAA
- a CDS encoding YigZ family protein, translating into MEEKDTFKTIVKPSEETLFKDRNSKFFGYAFPVNSDDDIKQSLEDLKKIHPNAGHHCYAWQLGTENIRFRANDDGEPSNSAGQPIYGQIQAFDVTNVLIVSVRYFGGTKLGVGGLINAYRTSAKLALEASEIIEKTIDVHYKLTFGYDMMNKVQQIIKKQQLEIISQKLELNCEYVISVRKNDAENLYQLIDNLYKVEITIQE; encoded by the coding sequence ATGGAAGAAAAAGATACGTTCAAAACAATAGTCAAGCCTTCTGAAGAAACGCTTTTTAAAGATAGAAATAGTAAGTTTTTTGGTTATGCTTTTCCAGTAAATTCTGATGATGACATAAAACAATCTCTTGAAGATCTAAAGAAAATTCACCCAAATGCTGGCCACCATTGTTATGCTTGGCAGTTAGGAACTGAAAATATTCGTTTTAGAGCAAATGATGATGGCGAGCCTAGTAATTCAGCAGGTCAGCCTATTTACGGACAAATTCAAGCATTTGACGTTACCAATGTTTTAATTGTATCTGTTCGTTATTTTGGGGGAACAAAATTAGGAGTTGGAGGATTAATTAATGCGTATAGAACTTCGGCTAAATTAGCTTTAGAAGCTTCTGAAATTATAGAGAAAACCATTGATGTGCATTATAAATTAACATTTGGTTACGACATGATGAATAAAGTACAGCAAATAATTAAGAAGCAACAGCTCGAAATTATTAGTCAGAAATTAGAGTTAAATTGCGAATATGTTATTTCGGTACGAAAGAATGATGCCGAAAATCTATATCAATTAATAGATAACTTGTATAAAGTTGAAATTACAATTCAAGAATGA
- the glmM gene encoding phosphoglucosamine mutase — protein MTLIKSISGIRGTIGGGTGDNLTPIDAVKFAAAYGTFIKNKNTGKEQITIVIGRDARISGKMISGLVSDTLVGLGINVIDLGLSTTPTVEVAVPIEKADGGIILTASHNPKQWNALKLLNEKGEFLNGEDGKEILAIVEKEDFDFAEVDDLGKVKKKKNYIKKHIKEVLKLKLVDKKAIKKAKFKVVVDGVNSTGGIAIPALLKELGVKCVELYCEPNGHFPHNPEPLKEHLTDISELVVKKKADLGIVVDPDVDRLALICEDGSMFGEEYTLVACADYVLGELKGGNTVSNLSSSRALRDVTESHGGSYAASAVGEVNVVQMMKDTNTVIGGEGNGGIIYPDSHYGRDSLVGVALFLSHLAKKKISCKELRNSYPSYFMSKNKIQLTPEIDVDKILATMADKYKNEDVNTIDGVKIDFAEEWIHLRKSNTEPIIRIYTEAKSQQKADDLAERFITEIKEII, from the coding sequence ATGACATTAATTAAATCTATTTCAGGGATTAGAGGAACGATAGGAGGAGGAACAGGAGATAATCTTACACCAATTGATGCAGTTAAATTTGCTGCGGCATATGGTACATTTATAAAAAATAAGAACACAGGTAAAGAACAAATTACAATAGTTATTGGTAGAGATGCACGTATCTCAGGAAAGATGATTAGCGGATTAGTTTCTGATACTTTAGTTGGTTTGGGAATAAATGTAATCGATTTAGGATTATCAACTACGCCAACTGTTGAAGTTGCAGTTCCTATTGAAAAGGCAGATGGAGGAATTATCTTAACTGCTTCTCATAACCCTAAACAATGGAATGCTTTAAAATTGTTAAACGAGAAAGGTGAATTCTTAAATGGTGAAGATGGAAAAGAAATTCTAGCTATTGTTGAAAAAGAGGATTTCGATTTTGCTGAAGTTGATGATTTAGGAAAGGTTAAGAAAAAGAAGAATTACATTAAAAAGCATATTAAGGAAGTTTTAAAGCTGAAGTTAGTTGATAAAAAAGCGATCAAAAAAGCTAAATTTAAAGTTGTTGTTGATGGTGTAAATTCTACAGGTGGAATTGCAATCCCAGCTTTATTGAAAGAACTTGGTGTGAAATGTGTTGAGTTATATTGTGAACCAAACGGACATTTCCCTCATAATCCAGAACCTTTAAAAGAACACTTAACAGATATTTCTGAACTAGTTGTTAAAAAGAAAGCGGATTTAGGAATTGTTGTTGATCCAGATGTAGATCGATTAGCTTTAATTTGTGAAGATGGTTCTATGTTTGGAGAAGAGTATACTTTAGTTGCTTGTGCTGATTATGTTTTAGGAGAATTAAAAGGAGGAAATACTGTTTCGAATCTATCTTCGTCTAGAGCATTAAGAGATGTTACTGAAAGTCATGGAGGATCTTATGCCGCAAGTGCAGTTGGAGAAGTGAACGTTGTTCAAATGATGAAAGATACAAACACAGTTATTGGAGGTGAAGGTAATGGAGGGATTATTTATCCAGATTCACACTATGGTAGAGATTCTTTAGTAGGTGTGGCGTTATTTTTATCACATTTAGCGAAAAAGAAAATCTCTTGTAAAGAATTGAGAAATTCGTATCCAAGTTATTTCATGAGTAAGAATAAAATTCAATTAACTCCAGAGATTGACGTTGATAAGATTTTAGCAACAATGGCCGATAAGTATAAAAATGAAGATGTGAATACTATTGACGGTGTAAAGATAGATTTCGCAGAAGAATGGATTCATTTACGTAAATCAAATACGGAGCCAATTATTAGAATATATACGGAAGCAAAATCACAGCAAAAAGCAGATGATTTAGCTGAACGCTTTATAACAGAAATAAAAGAAATTATTTAA
- a CDS encoding EF-hand domain-containing protein, whose translation MNNNNSLNAIRNGVSPQKMMTLYDKNNDGAIDREEATAIDIRGFMDKFDEIDSNNDDEIDIDELRKIRKRRRKKKKGQNVKRLIKEMDVNEDGKLDEFEIALKENIKLRSNFKKIDTNSDGFIDFEELDTFLKNE comes from the coding sequence ATGAACAATAATAATAGTTTAAATGCTATTCGAAATGGCGTGTCTCCTCAAAAAATGATGACCTTATATGATAAGAATAATGATGGAGCAATAGATCGAGAAGAAGCTACTGCCATAGATATTAGAGGTTTTATGGATAAGTTTGATGAAATTGATAGTAATAATGATGATGAGATTGATATAGATGAATTAAGAAAGATTAGAAAACGACGAAGAAAAAAGAAGAAAGGACAAAATGTTAAGAGACTTATTAAGGAAATGGATGTGAATGAAGATGGAAAATTAGATGAGTTTGAAATCGCTTTAAAAGAAAACATTAAACTTCGAAGTAATTTTAAGAAGATAGATACTAATTCCGATGGATTCATAGATTTTGAAGAGTTAGATACATTTCTTAAAAACGAGTAA